The stretch of DNA ATCTTTGCCACATATGCAAAACAGATAACTATTGATAATTCCTTATGATTTTATCGCACACTTACCTCAACAAAACATATTATATCTTGACGGTACAATGTGGAGTACAAACGTGGGAACATCACAATCAAGTTTTCATGGGAGGGATAAAAATGAATGAATCGGCTGGAACAAAAAATAGTAAGTTTGGCTTCCCCGGGGAAACCTTTCGAGAAATTATCACTAAGGCTGTATGCGGAAAGGCACAAAAGTCAATAAAACTCAATGAGTATATCAAAACACCCGATAGCGTAGTACCCAACCAGATCTTAGGTTGCTCCGTAACTGAACTATTACTTAACGAACCGGAGGTGAAAGATGCTGATAATAATGTCATTACTGTTGTTGCCGGAGGGGTTTTTAAAATAAATATTTGGTATGCGTATAACAACGGTAAGGAAACAGACGTACTGAAGTACCCGGTTAAATTCGCTGAATCCCTAGCATTAAACGACTATGATTGCCAAACAGCGGGCTCACTGGATGTTAGGGTAACCGTAGACAAAAGCCCGGTGGTAGTAAGCTCCGAAATTACTGAAGATCACCGGATCAAATTAGACGTTGAGATGGATCTTTCCACCGAAGTAATTGGCGAAACTAAAATGCTGGTACAGGTATATGTACCCGGTTGCAATGATGATGAGGAGGAAGAGGATTAAACTCTGTATTGCATATTATTAAGTACAATAAGTGTATAACCGGAGCACGTCTTTGACGTGCCTTTTTGTTTCTCATTGAACCGTCTGTAAGCAATTCTTAAGGCTCTAGCCCTAGTCATAGCCATGATATGGCCAGATCCTTCTCCTAATTAAAAAAAAACAGCCTGCTTGTAACCAAACAGCTTTTAACAGAATAGTTTAAAATGTGAAGTAAGTGGCAGGCAATAACCACTTATATAAAATATCCGAGGTGATACAATGCCTAAACAGCTTTTATTAAACAGAGGTTTTGAAGATGGCCTTACAAACTTCAATATCCAGGGCACCGTCTCCAGTAACATTGATATTGCGCATTCCGGCATCAAATCAGCTTTATTACTGGCT from Desulfoscipio gibsoniae DSM 7213 encodes:
- the cotE gene encoding outer spore coat protein CotE, translated to MNESAGTKNSKFGFPGETFREIITKAVCGKAQKSIKLNEYIKTPDSVVPNQILGCSVTELLLNEPEVKDADNNVITVVAGGVFKINIWYAYNNGKETDVLKYPVKFAESLALNDYDCQTAGSLDVRVTVDKSPVVVSSEITEDHRIKLDVEMDLSTEVIGETKMLVQVYVPGCNDDEEEED